One genomic region from Haloarcula taiwanensis encodes:
- a CDS encoding respiratory nitrate reductase subunit beta translates to MSTDQQDEQGEDDTLVNVADGVDHQVAMVMDLNKCIGCQTCTIACKSLWTEDGGSEYMYWNNVETKPGEGYPRGWEDSGGGWESSEHSDRSPGEIPDEEDYGRAWEFNHSEIMYEGSDEPLRPREGAEWGPNWDEDQGAGEYPNSYYFYLPRICNHCTHPSCVEACPRSALYKRQEDGIVLVDQDRCRGYRYCVEGCPYKKVYYNTVSKKSEKCIFCYPRIEGEGPDGETFAPACAEECPPQLRLVGFLDDEEGPIHKLVNEYEVALPLHPEFRTQPNVYYIPPFAPGQHTEDGETVDIDRIPRQYLRDLFGDGVDQALDTIERERQRARQGEDSELMELLQDKNPAKQYRLEVFDDD, encoded by the coding sequence CACCAGGTCGCGATGGTGATGGACCTGAACAAGTGCATCGGCTGCCAGACGTGTACTATCGCCTGCAAGAGCCTCTGGACGGAGGACGGCGGGTCGGAGTACATGTACTGGAACAACGTCGAGACCAAGCCCGGCGAGGGCTACCCGCGGGGCTGGGAGGACTCCGGCGGCGGCTGGGAGTCCAGCGAGCACTCCGACCGCTCGCCGGGCGAGATTCCAGACGAGGAAGACTACGGCCGCGCCTGGGAGTTCAACCACAGCGAAATCATGTACGAGGGCAGCGACGAGCCGCTCCGGCCCCGCGAAGGCGCGGAATGGGGCCCCAACTGGGACGAGGACCAGGGGGCCGGCGAGTACCCCAACAGCTACTACTTCTATCTCCCGCGCATCTGCAACCACTGCACCCACCCCTCCTGTGTCGAGGCCTGCCCGCGCTCGGCGCTGTACAAGCGCCAGGAAGACGGCATCGTTCTCGTCGACCAGGACCGCTGTCGGGGCTACCGCTACTGCGTCGAGGGCTGTCCGTACAAGAAGGTGTACTACAACACCGTCTCGAAGAAATCGGAGAAGTGCATCTTCTGTTACCCGCGCATCGAGGGCGAAGGTCCCGATGGAGAGACGTTCGCGCCGGCCTGTGCCGAGGAGTGCCCGCCCCAGCTCCGGCTGGTCGGCTTCCTCGACGACGAGGAGGGTCCGATTCACAAGCTTGTCAACGAGTACGAGGTTGCCCTGCCGCTCCATCCGGAGTTCCGGACCCAGCCCAACGTCTACTACATCCCGCCCTTCGCGCCCGGCCAGCACACGGAGGACGGGGAGACAGTCGACATCGACCGCATCCCACGACAGTACCTCCGGGACCTGTTCGGCGACGGCGTCGACCAAGCCCTCGACACCATCGAGCGCGAGCGCCAGCGGGCCCGACAGGGCGAAGACAGCGAACTGATGGAACTGCTCCAGGACAAGAACCCGGCCAAACAGTACCGATTGGAGGTCTTTGACGATGACTGA